From a single Vampirovibrio chlorellavorus genomic region:
- a CDS encoding glycosyltransferase family 2 protein translates to MTAANSLSSIPQRAAAHTVDVSFIIPVYNEVDNVDALIREVAQTGYRLNRSFEMVLVDDGSRDGTVQALRHLSDEFPQLRVVCLKRNFGQTAATAAGFRYAQGKYFVTLDGDLQNDPAQVPEIIDMLEAENLDIVCGWRKHRQDKALTRKLPSMIANRIIGASTGVKIHDYGCSLKVYRAEVAKEVPLYGEMHRFIPALASIDGAVIKEVPVNHRPRVAGTSKYGLSRTFKVILDLLTVLFLKRFLTRPLHMFGRAGFAFFFVGALILGSLVVDKLLFGHDIGTRPLLLLGVLMFLTGIQLISTGMIAEIQARTYFESQDKPIYKVREIIQHETPQHDPFPIGQSLAR, encoded by the coding sequence ATGACCGCAGCGAATTCCCTCTCCAGTATTCCCCAGCGAGCAGCCGCCCACACGGTGGATGTGTCCTTTATTATTCCGGTTTACAACGAAGTGGACAACGTGGATGCCCTGATTCGAGAGGTGGCCCAGACTGGCTACCGGCTGAACCGCTCCTTTGAAATGGTGCTGGTGGATGATGGCTCCAGGGATGGCACGGTACAAGCCCTGCGCCATTTAAGCGATGAATTTCCCCAATTGCGAGTGGTTTGCCTGAAGCGTAACTTTGGGCAAACGGCCGCCACGGCAGCGGGTTTTCGGTACGCTCAGGGCAAGTATTTTGTAACGCTGGACGGCGACTTACAAAACGATCCGGCCCAGGTGCCTGAAATTATCGACATGCTGGAAGCGGAGAATCTGGACATCGTTTGCGGGTGGCGCAAGCATCGTCAGGACAAGGCCTTGACCCGTAAGCTGCCTTCCATGATTGCCAATCGCATTATTGGGGCTTCCACCGGGGTGAAAATCCACGATTACGGCTGCTCCCTTAAAGTGTATCGGGCCGAAGTGGCCAAAGAAGTCCCATTGTACGGTGAAATGCACCGCTTTATTCCCGCTCTGGCCAGTATTGACGGTGCTGTGATCAAGGAAGTACCGGTCAACCATCGTCCCCGAGTGGCCGGTACCAGCAAATACGGTTTATCCAGAACCTTCAAAGTCATTCTGGATCTGCTGACCGTACTGTTTCTGAAACGCTTCCTGACCCGCCCCTTGCACATGTTTGGCCGGGCCGGTTTCGCCTTTTTCTTTGTGGGCGCTCTGATTCTAGGCTCGTTGGTGGTGGACAAACTGCTATTTGGTCACGATATCGGCACCCGCCCCCTCTTGCTGCTGGGTGTATTGATGTTTTTAACCGGCATTCAGCTCATCAGCACCGGTATGATCGCCGAAATTCAGGCCCGTACCTACTTCGAATCGCAGGACAAGCCCATTTACAAGGTCCGCGAAATTATTCAGCACGAAACGCCCCAACATGACCCTTTCCCCATTGGCCAATCCCTCGCACGCTAG
- a CDS encoding ArnT family glycosyltransferase, which produces MTTSIKASPEKPPQKGFSTAIQDIALLVLFCAVAFFFKLGSYPLFDLDEPRYAEAAREMLERHNWITPYFNYEVRFEKPVFFYWLIILAYQVFGLSEFSARFFSAVTASATVGMVYAFGRHLISRQFGLYAALILASSILFIGIARMAITDMTLACFMTGTTLCLFLAAHRHLTWWLAAGAVAGLGILTKGPVALIIPGAIFTLYTLVIGQCKRCLLNRWMPLAVLIALSTAAPWYWAIYQENGPIFIESQFMNNVTRYSDVVSGHKQPPYFYTLVLLAGFLPWTAYLPAALRNLWQQCRTNHQQWVDQQAFHYLIPLYGLVWASFVFGFFSLGSTKLLTYILPLFPALALMTASAWYSFSANNEKKSDGDWRWMQLPSLILPLSTLIGGSVFISNMEKLLPREAAGIEANGYNGAAVLVLLTGSVATSWLLNRKKGKQALYTQALTVFLLAIVALQGIIPNISQAAQSVMMNYLNKTNGRPLILYEIQRTSLTFYGKRRIPRFVEEQAPALLSELQQHPQSFIITKNEHLGTLRPLIPPSLELTVVEKDRVYSLLSVRKRQNAPPQEPRP; this is translated from the coding sequence ATGACCACTTCCATTAAAGCATCCCCCGAAAAACCGCCTCAAAAGGGATTCAGCACAGCCATTCAGGATATCGCCTTGCTGGTGCTGTTTTGTGCTGTTGCCTTTTTCTTTAAGCTGGGCAGTTATCCCCTGTTTGATCTGGATGAGCCCCGTTATGCCGAAGCGGCCCGGGAAATGCTGGAGCGTCACAACTGGATTACCCCTTATTTCAACTACGAAGTGCGCTTTGAAAAACCGGTTTTTTTCTACTGGCTCATCATCCTGGCCTATCAGGTGTTCGGGCTTTCTGAATTTTCAGCCCGTTTTTTCAGCGCCGTGACCGCTAGCGCCACCGTGGGCATGGTTTACGCCTTTGGCCGTCATTTGATATCCCGTCAATTTGGGCTATACGCAGCACTGATTTTGGCTTCCAGCATCCTGTTCATCGGCATTGCCCGCATGGCCATTACCGATATGACCCTGGCCTGCTTTATGACCGGCACCACCCTGTGCCTGTTTTTGGCCGCCCATCGCCATTTAACATGGTGGCTGGCAGCGGGAGCCGTTGCCGGTTTGGGCATTTTAACCAAGGGCCCGGTGGCCCTGATCATCCCCGGCGCCATTTTTACGTTATACACATTGGTCATTGGACAATGTAAGCGCTGCCTGCTGAACCGGTGGATGCCTTTGGCGGTTTTAATCGCCCTGTCCACTGCCGCACCGTGGTACTGGGCCATTTATCAGGAGAACGGCCCCATTTTCATTGAATCCCAATTCATGAACAACGTGACCCGATACTCGGATGTTGTCTCCGGGCACAAGCAGCCACCCTACTTTTACACCCTGGTTTTGCTGGCCGGTTTTTTACCGTGGACAGCCTACTTGCCCGCCGCCCTCCGTAATTTGTGGCAACAATGCAGAACCAACCATCAACAATGGGTTGATCAACAGGCTTTTCACTACCTCATCCCCTTATACGGTCTGGTGTGGGCCAGCTTTGTCTTTGGATTCTTCAGTCTGGGCAGCACCAAGCTACTGACCTATATCCTGCCCTTGTTTCCCGCATTGGCCTTGATGACCGCCAGCGCCTGGTACTCATTTTCCGCAAATAACGAAAAAAAATCAGACGGGGACTGGCGCTGGATGCAGCTGCCAAGCCTGATTTTACCCCTCAGCACTTTGATTGGGGGCTCGGTTTTTATAAGCAATATGGAAAAACTCCTCCCCCGGGAAGCGGCTGGCATTGAAGCCAATGGCTACAACGGGGCGGCAGTGCTGGTTCTTTTAACTGGCTCGGTGGCTACCAGCTGGCTGCTGAATCGAAAAAAAGGCAAGCAAGCCCTCTACACACAGGCCTTAACCGTATTTCTACTGGCTATCGTCGCCCTACAGGGCATTATCCCCAATATCAGTCAGGCGGCCCAAAGTGTTATGATGAACTACTTGAACAAAACCAATGGCCGACCGCTGATCCTCTATGAAATTCAGCGAACCAGCCTGACCTTTTACGGCAAACGCCGCATTCCCCGCTTTGTGGAAGAGCAAGCCCCGGCCCTGCTCAGTGAACTGCAACAACATCCGCAAAGCTTTATCATTACCAAGAATGAGCATCTCGGCACCCTTCGCCCCTTGATCCCCCCTTCCCTGGAATTGACGGTTGTTGAAAAAGACCGTGTTTATAGTTTACTTTCTGTACGCAAACGGCAAAATGCCCCACCACAGGAACCCCGACCATGA
- a CDS encoding OmpH family outer membrane protein, whose protein sequence is MRRILTIVLSVLVIGLGSLRAAQAADTIGTIDYEKLIRSYNKAQMFNDDMKAKEADLEKMQAEFVKQIREAKTKQPNNPVAVDQLQKSLEDKLAAKVNEYRDTQAAKAKSLETAMTNTIEEVARSKNLSVIIAKQSVFVGGTDITNEVLSKLNAGTPDVK, encoded by the coding sequence ATGAGACGTATCCTGACGATTGTCCTTTCTGTTCTGGTCATTGGGTTGGGTAGCCTTCGGGCAGCTCAGGCGGCTGATACCATTGGCACCATCGACTACGAAAAACTGATCCGCTCTTACAACAAGGCCCAAATGTTTAACGATGACATGAAGGCCAAAGAAGCCGATCTGGAAAAAATGCAGGCCGAATTCGTAAAACAGATTCGGGAAGCCAAAACCAAGCAGCCCAACAACCCGGTGGCGGTGGATCAATTGCAAAAAAGTCTGGAAGATAAGCTGGCCGCCAAGGTCAATGAGTACCGCGATACTCAGGCCGCCAAAGCCAAAAGCCTGGAAACAGCCATGACCAACACCATTGAAGAAGTGGCCCGCAGCAAGAACCTGTCCGTTATTATTGCCAAGCAGTCCGTTTTTGTGGGCGGCACCGACATCACCAATGAAGTGCTTTCCAAATTAAACGCGGGCACCCCGGACGTTAAATAG
- a CDS encoding BamA/OMP85 family outer membrane protein, protein MLADIFQSFNFSDHNHEVYVLKSRLLHIHQPPLMLALLALSIGVSTSVSQTWAEDALAPAGDVTSSEESTPTPLSEFAPDEVRAARDQRYDQGLTVNKISIEGNRLVQSDKIKDSMVMRPGSLYSKNTLKDDLRRIYDMGYFTEKIKAVPVSTSEGIVLRIVVQENAPVTGVHIEGNSIVEDSELQAIFAKQTGMPQNIGQLNESIEKVEKLYADKGYVLARVSNIEDDPDGVINLKINEGTIDKVQFVGNRKTKDFVIKRLMTTKVGDVYNEKALADDLKRIFGTQAFSDVRRVITASPDNPDKYNLTVEVDEKRTGSISVGGGVDTNTGLFGSLGYSDPNFLGRGQNVNSIFAVGSGIIGRDRNTQASARTYQFDVGWSDPSFMNTANSLSANLYGRDFSSFNIPLGIERRIGTEVAWGAPLMKYKNTSVGLSLRGENVRIRDFANNNDLREFGISSSERKDQLKGGTFVSLSPTLAFDTRNNRFNPTSGWLNTVSLTGAYGLSNNSYGLVSANLRKYIKIREGITLALNAQGGNSLLGDIPEFNMFRMGGAYSVRGFQEGGLGIGNGYLLSTAELRAKVPMIGKMKNIPVLNSLSLATFLDAGTVLGESNFNNVFNRTGRGMSTGLGIRLNMPGVGPIRIDYAIPIAGGSKYNRPWNFGVGEKF, encoded by the coding sequence ATGCTGGCTGATATTTTTCAGTCTTTTAATTTTTCGGATCACAATCATGAGGTTTACGTTTTGAAAAGCCGTTTGCTCCACATCCATCAGCCACCCCTAATGCTGGCACTGTTGGCCCTTTCCATCGGCGTTTCCACTTCTGTAAGCCAGACTTGGGCTGAAGATGCCCTGGCCCCCGCTGGGGATGTCACTTCCAGCGAAGAAAGCACGCCGACCCCGCTCAGCGAGTTCGCCCCCGATGAAGTCCGGGCAGCCCGCGATCAGCGCTATGACCAGGGTTTGACCGTCAATAAGATCAGTATTGAGGGCAACCGACTGGTTCAGTCAGACAAAATCAAGGATTCCATGGTGATGCGTCCCGGCAGCCTGTACAGCAAAAACACGCTGAAAGACGACCTGCGCCGCATTTATGACATGGGCTACTTCACGGAAAAGATCAAAGCCGTGCCCGTTTCCACCAGTGAAGGCATTGTGTTGCGTATTGTGGTGCAGGAAAACGCGCCGGTCACGGGCGTTCACATCGAAGGCAACTCCATTGTCGAGGACAGCGAGCTTCAGGCCATTTTCGCCAAGCAGACCGGCATGCCCCAGAATATTGGCCAGCTGAATGAAAGCATCGAAAAGGTTGAAAAGCTCTACGCCGACAAGGGGTATGTGCTAGCCCGCGTTTCCAACATCGAGGACGACCCGGACGGGGTTATTAACCTGAAAATCAACGAAGGCACCATTGATAAAGTCCAGTTTGTGGGCAACCGTAAAACCAAGGACTTTGTCATCAAGCGCTTAATGACCACCAAAGTGGGCGACGTGTACAACGAAAAAGCACTGGCCGATGACCTGAAGCGGATTTTCGGTACCCAGGCCTTCTCCGATGTACGCCGAGTCATTACCGCATCGCCCGACAACCCGGATAAATACAACCTGACCGTTGAAGTCGATGAAAAACGCACCGGCTCCATTTCGGTGGGCGGTGGCGTGGACACCAACACCGGTCTGTTCGGCTCCTTGGGTTACAGCGATCCCAACTTCCTGGGACGCGGACAAAACGTGAACTCCATTTTCGCGGTGGGTAGCGGTATCATTGGCCGGGATCGCAACACTCAGGCCAGCGCCCGCACCTACCAGTTTGACGTGGGCTGGAGCGATCCCAGCTTCATGAATACGGCCAACTCGCTCAGCGCAAACCTGTATGGCCGCGACTTCTCCAGCTTTAATATCCCTCTAGGCATTGAGCGCCGGATCGGGACGGAAGTGGCCTGGGGCGCGCCGCTGATGAAGTACAAGAACACCTCTGTGGGCCTCAGCCTGCGGGGCGAAAACGTGCGGATTCGGGATTTCGCCAATAACAACGATTTAAGAGAATTCGGCATTTCCAGCTCAGAGCGTAAAGACCAGCTCAAGGGTGGCACGTTCGTTTCATTGTCCCCCACACTGGCCTTTGATACCCGAAACAACCGCTTCAACCCCACCTCCGGCTGGTTGAACACCGTGTCCCTGACGGGGGCTTACGGCTTGAGCAACAATTCCTACGGGCTGGTCAGCGCCAACCTGAGAAAGTACATCAAAATTCGGGAAGGCATCACCCTGGCCCTGAACGCGCAGGGCGGCAACTCCCTGTTGGGCGATATTCCAGAATTCAACATGTTCCGTATGGGCGGTGCCTATTCAGTTCGGGGCTTCCAGGAAGGCGGCCTGGGGATTGGGAACGGCTACCTGCTGAGTACGGCTGAATTGCGGGCCAAAGTGCCCATGATTGGCAAGATGAAAAATATCCCGGTGCTTAACAGCCTCAGCCTGGCCACCTTCCTGGATGCCGGTACCGTGCTGGGCGAGTCCAACTTCAACAACGTGTTTAACCGCACAGGTCGGGGTATGTCCACCGGTCTGGGGATTCGTCTGAATATGCCCGGTGTTGGGCCCATTCGGATTGATTACGCCATTCCCATTGCGGGTGGCAGCAAATACAACCGGCCTTGGAACTTTGGTGTCGGTGAAAAATTCTAG
- the mutS gene encoding DNA mismatch repair protein MutS has protein sequence MRELASPENTPKVPTGKQSHYDTLHSMSVDPVGATPMVSQFLTVKSEYPGIILFYRMGDFYETFFEDALITARVLEITLTGRDAGKAGRIPMAGIPVKAAETYLTKLLSQNLKVAICEQMEDPSQAKGLVKRQVVRVLSSGTITEQSLLRPEENNFLAAIHIQSQQACGLAYCDVTTGEFRVTELSFLELLSELDRIRPVEILVKGRKRKATSIHELDSFIADVPPEISENYRCTPLPEGAFQVSDTRRGLLDLFQVASLEGFGLEDQPCALQAAGTIGYYISRNFLDQLPVFNGIRLYSLQQTVTMNTTARRNLELLSTAKSGQTEGSLLWVLNQTCTSMGARLLRQWINQPLTHLPEIESRLDGVEELVRHADIRESVRHLLPDIYDIERLSTKVANFSASPRDLIALKHSIARLPDLSNLLKPLESFYLNRLQDFPPELFKMMALIEQAIDDSPSLNLKEGGIIKTGYHAQLDQMRELVRNHETWLAQYEQEQRERTGIKTLKVSFNSAFGYFIEVTRANSGAVPADYHRKQTLTNAERYTTDILKTHEAQVLDAQSNQYELEYTLFMDLRQKLLTYAHIVADSAQRVAVLDVLQSLATVAVEQNYVRPHVDDSLEINLQQSRHPVVEKILPLGRFVPNNVALSADPEALQIPQMMIITGPNMAGKSTYMRQVAQIILMAQMGSFVPASYARIGLVDGIYTRVGAVDDLSSGQSTFMVEMNETAQILHGATRRSLVLLDEVGRGTSTYDGVSIAWAVSEYMTQRMGCRTLFATHYHELNTLEQNYPKIANYRVCVAEADGEIEFLHTVEPGAAQKSYGIQVAKMAGLPAEIIHKAEAILSQMQRKELAAVSAKASREETLETPQLSLF, from the coding sequence ATGAGAGAGCTCGCTTCCCCTGAAAACACCCCCAAAGTGCCTACTGGCAAACAGAGCCACTACGACACCCTGCACTCCATGTCGGTGGATCCAGTTGGGGCCACGCCCATGGTCAGTCAATTTTTGACGGTTAAATCCGAGTACCCGGGAATTATCCTGTTTTACCGCATGGGGGATTTTTACGAGACTTTTTTTGAGGATGCCCTGATTACGGCACGGGTGCTGGAAATTACCCTGACCGGACGGGACGCCGGGAAAGCGGGCCGCATTCCCATGGCGGGCATTCCGGTCAAAGCGGCCGAAACCTATTTAACCAAGCTGCTGTCCCAGAATTTAAAAGTGGCCATTTGCGAGCAAATGGAAGATCCCAGCCAGGCCAAGGGCTTGGTGAAACGGCAGGTGGTGCGGGTGTTGTCCAGTGGCACTATTACCGAGCAATCGCTGCTGCGCCCGGAGGAAAATAACTTTCTGGCGGCCATTCACATTCAATCGCAGCAAGCGTGCGGCTTGGCCTACTGCGATGTCACCACCGGGGAGTTTCGGGTCACCGAATTGAGCTTTCTGGAACTGTTGTCCGAGCTGGATCGCATCCGTCCGGTGGAGATTTTGGTGAAAGGCCGCAAACGCAAGGCCACGTCCATTCACGAACTGGATAGCTTTATCGCCGATGTGCCGCCGGAAATCAGTGAAAACTACCGCTGCACCCCACTGCCGGAAGGCGCTTTTCAGGTGTCCGATACCCGTCGTGGCCTGCTCGATCTGTTTCAAGTGGCCTCCCTGGAAGGCTTTGGGCTGGAGGATCAACCCTGTGCTTTACAGGCCGCTGGTACCATTGGCTATTACATCAGCCGGAATTTTCTGGATCAATTGCCCGTGTTCAACGGCATTCGGTTGTATTCGCTGCAACAAACCGTGACCATGAACACCACGGCTCGCCGCAATCTGGAGTTACTCTCCACCGCCAAAAGCGGCCAGACGGAAGGTAGCCTGCTGTGGGTACTGAACCAGACCTGCACCAGCATGGGCGCCCGCTTGTTGCGCCAGTGGATCAACCAGCCCCTGACCCATTTGCCAGAGATTGAATCCCGGCTGGATGGGGTAGAAGAACTGGTGCGGCATGCGGACATTCGAGAATCGGTGCGCCACCTGCTGCCCGATATTTATGACATTGAGCGCCTCAGCACCAAGGTGGCCAACTTCAGTGCCAGCCCCCGGGATTTAATCGCCCTCAAGCATTCCATTGCCCGCTTGCCCGATTTATCCAACCTGCTCAAGCCGCTGGAGAGCTTTTATTTGAACCGGCTACAGGACTTCCCACCGGAACTGTTCAAGATGATGGCCCTGATCGAGCAGGCCATTGATGATTCTCCCAGCCTGAACCTGAAGGAAGGGGGCATTATCAAGACCGGTTACCACGCCCAACTGGATCAGATGCGGGAATTGGTGCGCAATCATGAGACCTGGCTGGCCCAGTACGAGCAGGAACAACGGGAACGAACCGGCATTAAGACCCTGAAGGTGTCGTTCAACAGCGCTTTTGGTTATTTTATTGAGGTCACCCGGGCCAACAGTGGGGCTGTGCCCGCCGATTACCACCGGAAACAAACCTTAACCAACGCTGAGCGCTACACCACCGACATTTTAAAGACCCACGAAGCTCAGGTGCTGGATGCCCAGAGCAACCAGTACGAGCTGGAATACACCCTGTTTATGGATTTGCGGCAAAAACTGCTGACTTACGCCCATATCGTGGCCGATTCCGCCCAGCGGGTGGCCGTGCTGGATGTCTTGCAGTCGCTGGCCACCGTGGCTGTGGAGCAAAATTACGTGCGTCCGCACGTGGATGACTCTCTGGAAATTAACTTACAGCAAAGCCGCCACCCGGTGGTGGAAAAGATTCTGCCTTTGGGACGCTTTGTGCCCAATAACGTGGCCTTGTCCGCCGATCCCGAAGCCCTGCAAATCCCGCAGATGATGATTATTACAGGCCCCAATATGGCCGGAAAATCGACTTATATGCGGCAAGTGGCTCAAATCATTTTAATGGCCCAGATGGGGTCGTTTGTTCCGGCCAGTTATGCCCGCATTGGCTTGGTGGATGGCATTTACACCCGGGTGGGCGCCGTGGATGATCTGTCCAGCGGACAATCCACCTTTATGGTGGAAATGAACGAAACGGCCCAAATACTGCACGGGGCCACCCGCCGCAGTCTGGTATTACTGGATGAAGTGGGGCGGGGCACCAGCACTTACGATGGGGTGTCCATTGCCTGGGCTGTATCGGAGTACATGACCCAGCGCATGGGTTGCCGCACCCTGTTTGCCACCCACTACCACGAACTGAACACCCTGGAGCAGAATTACCCTAAAATTGCCAATTACCGGGTTTGCGTGGCTGAAGCGGACGGGGAAATTGAGTTTTTACACACGGTGGAACCGGGCGCCGCCCAAAAGAGTTACGGCATTCAGGTGGCCAAAATGGCCGGATTGCCCGCGGAGATTATCCACAAGGCAGAAGCCATATTGAGCCAGATGCAACGAAAAGAGCTGGCGGCGGTCAGCGCAAAAGCTTCCCGTGAGGAGACTTTGGAAACCCCACAGCTGAGCTTGTTTTAG
- the dapF gene encoding diaminopimelate epimerase, producing MHVKLPFTKMHGLGNDFVLLSGPDVAGLDLHPDRQKETLEKLAAFLCDRHFGIGADGLILPVPASDSSRFDTRFVYLNGDGSWAEMCGNGIRCFALFVKDLGLVDRDSFTVETLAGPISPKINADRTVTVDMGPPILEPALIPFAGDNAKVPVQRFELDVLGRKIPVTPVSMGNPHCLVFQDELPQQLDPAVFGPALETHPAFPAKTNVEFVEVLSRQALKVTVWERGCGFTLACGTGACATGVGAMMLGKVDSVVNVALPGGPLKIEWNGQPEDHVFMSGPAAYVFKGEIEVPASILPKVPA from the coding sequence ATGCACGTAAAACTCCCGTTTACCAAAATGCACGGCTTGGGTAACGATTTTGTCCTGCTCTCTGGCCCTGATGTGGCTGGCCTGGATCTGCACCCGGATCGTCAAAAAGAAACCCTGGAAAAGCTGGCCGCCTTTTTGTGCGATCGTCACTTCGGGATTGGCGCGGATGGCCTGATTTTGCCTGTGCCTGCCTCAGACTCCAGCCGTTTTGACACCCGTTTTGTGTATTTAAATGGGGATGGCAGTTGGGCTGAAATGTGCGGTAACGGCATCCGCTGCTTTGCCCTGTTCGTGAAAGATTTGGGTCTGGTGGACCGTGATTCGTTCACCGTAGAAACCCTGGCTGGGCCCATTAGCCCCAAAATCAATGCGGATCGCACCGTCACCGTGGACATGGGGCCGCCCATTTTAGAGCCGGCCCTGATTCCCTTTGCCGGGGATAACGCCAAAGTGCCTGTGCAGCGGTTTGAGCTGGACGTATTGGGGCGGAAGATTCCGGTGACTCCGGTGAGTATGGGGAACCCGCATTGTCTGGTGTTTCAGGATGAATTGCCTCAACAGCTCGATCCGGCGGTGTTTGGCCCGGCGCTGGAAACCCATCCTGCTTTTCCGGCCAAAACCAATGTGGAATTTGTGGAAGTGCTGTCCCGGCAGGCGTTAAAAGTCACCGTTTGGGAGCGAGGCTGCGGCTTTACGCTGGCCTGTGGCACCGGGGCTTGCGCCACTGGCGTTGGCGCCATGATGTTGGGCAAAGTGGATTCGGTGGTGAATGTGGCCTTGCCCGGCGGCCCGCTGAAGATTGAATGGAACGGCCAGCCGGAGGATCACGTCTTTATGAGCGGACCTGCCGCCTATGTGTTCAAGGGTGAGATCGAGGTACCCGCCTCTATTCTGCCCAAAGTACCGGCTTAG
- a CDS encoding lysylphosphatidylglycerol synthase transmembrane domain-containing protein, producing MTLSPLANPSHARQTPSFSPKQVLKILISVVLLGFLLQHIGLENVLHKLSKANLWYIPVGVVVYLVGQLISAYRWQFLSAALNFKLALREFYDYYLIGMFFNLFLPGAIGGDVLRLYYLAKSTGRRKREALLTLLAERGVGLVALLLLTSAVCLSPALQDSHLAIPITLPFLNQPLIFDLSVLLVFLSTLLLLGYFCLWLVPLQALTQKFPKLALLDQAKVYWANLGLLAKSVSISLFVHAMMIVMHLLIAQALHTSVNPFYMTVVYGVVSLASVLPIAFNGFGVREGAYLLLLTKAGLQPDTALAFAVYWDIISTCTSLIGGLVLLKGHYKTPTAAEQADLSEELA from the coding sequence ATGACCCTTTCCCCATTGGCCAATCCCTCGCACGCTAGGCAAACTCCATCGTTTTCTCCCAAACAGGTCCTAAAAATCCTGATTAGCGTGGTGCTGCTCGGTTTTTTACTGCAACACATCGGGCTGGAAAATGTTCTGCACAAGCTGTCCAAGGCCAACCTGTGGTATATCCCGGTGGGCGTGGTGGTTTACCTGGTGGGGCAGCTCATTAGCGCCTACCGCTGGCAGTTTTTAAGCGCCGCACTGAACTTCAAACTAGCCCTGCGGGAGTTTTACGACTATTACCTGATTGGCATGTTTTTCAACCTGTTTTTACCCGGGGCCATTGGGGGCGATGTTTTACGTCTGTACTATCTGGCCAAAAGCACGGGTCGTCGCAAACGGGAAGCGCTGCTCACCCTCCTTGCCGAGCGAGGGGTGGGACTGGTAGCGCTTTTGCTGCTGACCAGCGCCGTGTGCCTCAGTCCGGCCTTACAGGATAGCCATTTGGCCATCCCCATAACACTGCCCTTCCTGAACCAGCCCTTAATCTTCGACTTGAGCGTGCTGCTGGTCTTTTTATCCACCCTGCTGCTACTGGGCTATTTTTGCCTATGGTTGGTACCTCTGCAAGCCCTAACCCAGAAATTTCCCAAGCTGGCCCTGCTGGATCAGGCCAAGGTCTACTGGGCCAATTTGGGCTTACTGGCCAAGTCCGTTTCTATCTCTCTGTTCGTTCACGCCATGATGATTGTGATGCATTTGCTAATTGCCCAAGCCTTGCACACCTCAGTCAATCCCTTTTATATGACCGTGGTGTATGGCGTGGTTTCGCTTGCCAGCGTTTTGCCCATTGCTTTTAACGGCTTTGGGGTGAGAGAGGGCGCCTATTTGCTGCTGCTCACCAAGGCCGGGCTTCAGCCGGATACCGCCCTGGCCTTTGCCGTTTACTGGGACATTATTTCCACCTGCACATCGCTCATCGGCGGACTGGTGCTGCTGAAAGGACATTATAAAACGCCCACCGCCGCAGAGCAGGCTGATTTGAGTGAAGAATTGGCCTGA